From Pelosinus fermentans DSM 17108, the proteins below share one genomic window:
- a CDS encoding PTS lactose/cellobiose transporter subunit IIA, translated as MEHIAFTLILHAGNARSYCFEALSFARSGKHKEAFECLKESTKELQKAHTLQTNLLQTEAKGEKQEMNLLVAHAQDHLMNALLARDLIKEMIGMIQEGSS; from the coding sequence ATGGAACACATTGCTTTCACTCTTATCTTACATGCAGGAAATGCACGCAGCTATTGTTTCGAGGCTCTAAGCTTTGCGCGAAGCGGAAAACATAAAGAGGCTTTTGAATGCCTCAAAGAGTCAACTAAAGAATTACAAAAAGCACATACCTTGCAAACGAATCTATTGCAAACGGAAGCAAAAGGTGAAAAGCAAGAAATGAACTTGTTAGTAGCCCATGCGCAAGATCACCTAATGAATGCATTATTAGCGAGGGATTTGATTAAAGAAATGATTGGCATGATACAAGAGGGATCATCTTAG
- a CDS encoding efflux RND transporter permease subunit has translation MKNFNLTEWSLNHKQFIYFFIVLFFIMGVVSYNKLGRMEDPDFTIKQMIVQVSWPGATARQMEEQVTDKIEKKLQDLPGLDYVKSYSTPGQTITYVFLKDTVLKKDVRSTWLEARNMINDMKSTLPEGALAPNFNDRFDEVYGVVYTLTGDGYTYEEMRQKAERIRRLLLDIPSVKKIVLLGVQTEKIYIEIENNKLSQLGIDPSIIASTLQTQNAMTASGMFETASDNVYLRVTGMFEDVEAIRNVPIQANGSTFRLGDIAKISRSYAEPSDPKMFYNGQPAIGISLAMEPGGNILTLGKNLENAIEQIKKELPVGLELNQTVNQPKIVETSIDEFVKSLGEAVAIVLIVSFLSLGVRSGVIVALCIPLVIAAVFTFMNFMGIDLQKISLGALIIALGLLVDDAIITIEMMSVKLEQGWTRFNAACYAYTATAYPRLTGALVTCAGFVPVGFARGSAAEYCGSIFTVVVLALLLSWVAAGTVTPLLGYLFIKMESAGAEGKEHNIYDTKFYRYFKRILIWCLNHKKQVLLGTVACFLGAVLAMSLIKQEFFPASTRPELIVQMKLQEGASLKATEEIAEEFAKRIEGDPAIDYYTYHVGEGAPRFVLSFEPTFNKTNFAEFIIVAKDAKAREALSQKVNTILNEKMTNVRGHMKVIANGPSADYPVMIRVRGYDPEKVRVIAQKMRDTMAAHPGVRNINFNWDEKSKVIHFEIDQDKARKLGVDTQSLASSLQTQLSGASIADFRVEDRTISMVFKGAPQDRNDISRIKDLNVHIGNGRYIPVDQIAKISYDAEDGLFWRRGLKSMVIVQAEVNPGFMGNDVTQEVYDTLKELRADLPFGYTIEVDGALEDSIKAAKFISEPVPMMVGAIMILLMIQLQNIPKMILTLLTAPLGIIGVVLGLLLTGHPIGFVVQLGILSLSGIIMRNSVILIDQIEQLVSNGESLWDAVIDATVIRCRPILLTAAAAILAMIPLFSSVFWGPMAVAIAAGLFVATILTLLVLPTMYAAWYKVHMGMPRNKDNEVNFSE, from the coding sequence ATGAAGAATTTTAATCTTACTGAATGGTCTTTAAATCATAAGCAATTTATCTATTTTTTTATTGTGTTATTCTTTATTATGGGAGTAGTCTCCTATAATAAACTGGGACGTATGGAAGATCCTGATTTTACGATAAAACAAATGATTGTTCAGGTTTCCTGGCCAGGAGCTACTGCTCGTCAGATGGAAGAGCAGGTCACTGATAAAATTGAAAAAAAACTGCAGGATTTGCCTGGCCTTGACTATGTAAAAAGCTATTCTACTCCGGGGCAAACCATTACTTACGTATTTTTAAAAGATACGGTTCTCAAGAAAGATGTCCGGTCCACATGGCTGGAAGCTCGTAATATGATAAATGATATGAAAAGCACCCTTCCTGAAGGTGCTTTGGCTCCCAATTTTAATGATCGATTTGATGAAGTATATGGTGTAGTCTATACTCTTACAGGTGATGGCTATACCTATGAGGAAATGCGGCAAAAGGCAGAAAGGATTCGCCGTCTGCTCCTAGATATTCCTAGCGTAAAAAAGATTGTACTCCTTGGAGTGCAAACCGAAAAAATATATATTGAGATAGAAAATAACAAACTGTCTCAATTGGGAATTGATCCAAGTATCATCGCCTCTACGCTCCAAACACAAAATGCTATGACTGCTTCAGGAATGTTTGAAACAGCTTCCGACAATGTTTATTTACGCGTTACAGGAATGTTTGAAGATGTGGAGGCCATTCGCAATGTACCGATTCAAGCTAATGGCAGTACGTTTCGCTTAGGGGATATAGCCAAAATCAGCCGCAGTTATGCTGAACCTTCTGATCCTAAAATGTTTTATAACGGACAGCCTGCTATTGGAATTTCTTTGGCTATGGAGCCGGGAGGGAATATACTGACCCTAGGCAAGAATTTAGAAAATGCCATTGAACAAATCAAAAAAGAGCTGCCAGTGGGGTTAGAGCTAAATCAGACCGTGAATCAGCCGAAGATTGTAGAAACATCCATTGATGAATTTGTAAAATCCTTAGGAGAAGCAGTGGCTATTGTATTAATTGTCAGCTTTCTTAGCCTGGGAGTGCGTTCAGGTGTCATCGTAGCTCTTTGTATTCCCTTAGTGATTGCAGCCGTTTTTACCTTTATGAATTTTATGGGGATTGATCTGCAGAAAATATCCCTAGGTGCTCTCATTATTGCTTTGGGACTCTTAGTTGATGATGCCATCATCACGATTGAAATGATGTCTGTAAAATTAGAGCAAGGCTGGACAAGGTTTAATGCCGCTTGCTATGCTTATACTGCAACAGCCTATCCACGGTTAACAGGTGCCCTGGTTACTTGTGCCGGTTTTGTTCCTGTTGGTTTTGCAAGAGGAAGTGCCGCTGAGTATTGCGGCAGTATTTTCACAGTAGTGGTATTGGCATTATTATTATCTTGGGTTGCTGCCGGCACAGTAACACCTTTATTAGGTTATCTGTTCATTAAGATGGAATCAGCTGGTGCTGAAGGAAAGGAACACAATATTTATGATACTAAATTTTATCGATACTTTAAAAGAATTCTAATTTGGTGTTTAAATCATAAAAAACAAGTATTATTAGGAACCGTGGCGTGCTTTCTTGGTGCTGTATTAGCAATGAGTCTGATTAAACAGGAGTTCTTTCCTGCATCTACCAGACCAGAGCTAATTGTTCAAATGAAGCTGCAGGAAGGAGCTTCTTTGAAAGCTACGGAAGAAATTGCTGAAGAATTTGCCAAGCGCATAGAGGGTGATCCTGCTATTGACTACTATACATATCATGTAGGTGAAGGCGCTCCTCGTTTTGTCTTAAGCTTTGAACCTACTTTTAATAAAACAAATTTTGCGGAGTTCATTATTGTTGCTAAAGATGCTAAGGCTCGCGAGGCATTATCCCAGAAAGTCAATACTATATTAAATGAAAAGATGACTAACGTACGGGGACATATGAAAGTGATTGCCAACGGTCCTTCGGCAGATTATCCTGTTATGATACGAGTTCGAGGTTATGATCCTGAAAAAGTCAGAGTAATCGCCCAGAAAATGCGGGATACCATGGCAGCCCATCCAGGTGTAAGGAATATTAACTTTAACTGGGATGAGAAAAGTAAAGTGATACACTTTGAGATTGATCAGGATAAGGCAAGAAAACTTGGAGTGGATACACAGTCATTAGCGTCTTCGCTGCAAACACAATTATCTGGCGCATCCATTGCAGATTTTCGTGTGGAGGATAGAACCATCAGTATGGTATTTAAAGGTGCACCACAAGATAGAAATGACATTTCTCGAATTAAAGACCTAAATGTTCATATTGGTAACGGAAGATATATCCCTGTGGATCAAATAGCAAAAATAAGTTATGATGCAGAAGATGGACTCTTCTGGAGGCGGGGGTTGAAGTCTATGGTTATCGTGCAGGCAGAAGTAAACCCAGGATTTATGGGAAATGACGTTACGCAAGAGGTTTATGATACTCTTAAAGAGTTACGTGCTGATTTACCTTTTGGTTACACCATTGAAGTAGATGGAGCTTTAGAGGATAGTATAAAAGCGGCTAAATTCATTTCTGAACCTGTGCCTATGATGGTGGGAGCAATCATGATTCTATTGATGATTCAGCTGCAAAATATACCTAAAATGATACTGACATTATTAACAGCACCTCTTGGCATCATTGGTGTAGTTTTGGGGCTTTTACTTACGGGACATCCAATCGGTTTTGTTGTTCAGCTGGGGATTTTGTCCTTATCCGGGATTATTATGCGTAATTCAGTAATCTTAATAGACCAGATTGAACAATTGGTTTCAAATGGAGAATCCCTGTGGGATGCAGTGATTGATGCGACAGTCATTCGCTGCCGTCCTATCTTATTAACGGCAGCTGCGGCAATCTTAGCAATGATTCCCTTATTCTCCAGCGTATTTTGGGGACCAATGGCAGTGGCGATTGCTGCTGGATTATTTGTTGCTACCATATTAACGCTGTTAGTATTGCCGACCATGTATGCAGCTTGGTATAAAGTACATATGGGAATGCCGCGAAATAAGGATAATGAGGTTAATTTTTCTGAGTAA
- a CDS encoding efflux RND transporter periplasmic adaptor subunit, producing the protein MQKFSKKKLYYGLAAGVVLAAVAAGIMIKGHSKSAVVMEEVALVRTAVVENAGAAQNYIYSGEVKGRFESQLAFQVGGKIIKRHVQLGSVVNAGDVLMEIDAKDVKQTVNSNAAQVYSAESQVKLAENNLNRYQKLYEGGAISAAQLDQYKSAYDVAAASLRQASAQYAQGSNQLDYSVLYADKAGVISSITAEAGQVVAAGQSVVTIVQDGEREVEISVPENRIDEFRNMGQLNVSFWALPAVSVDAAVREIAPMADAVSRTYKVRVSLLNPPQEVKLGMTSTVTAANGGNQQAAVYIPLTAIYQNSDVPGVWVLHNESVTLRHIKIGAFGDGKVQVLEGLQNGDVIITAGVHKLKEGQKVRISGDTL; encoded by the coding sequence ATGCAGAAGTTCAGTAAGAAGAAACTATATTATGGTCTGGCTGCAGGTGTGGTTTTGGCAGCTGTAGCAGCGGGAATTATGATCAAAGGACATTCTAAATCAGCTGTAGTTATGGAAGAGGTGGCCTTGGTTCGTACTGCAGTTGTCGAGAATGCGGGTGCGGCTCAAAATTATATTTATTCCGGTGAAGTTAAGGGGCGTTTTGAAAGTCAGCTGGCTTTTCAAGTTGGCGGGAAAATAATAAAACGGCATGTGCAGCTAGGCAGTGTTGTAAATGCTGGAGATGTGCTTATGGAAATAGACGCCAAAGATGTTAAGCAAACGGTCAATAGTAATGCAGCGCAAGTCTATTCCGCTGAGTCTCAGGTAAAGCTGGCGGAAAATAATCTCAATCGCTACCAAAAGTTATACGAAGGGGGAGCGATTAGTGCAGCTCAACTTGATCAATACAAAAGTGCCTATGATGTGGCTGCTGCAAGCCTGCGTCAGGCTTCGGCCCAATATGCTCAAGGATCTAATCAATTAGATTATAGTGTTTTATATGCTGATAAAGCAGGCGTTATATCCAGCATAACAGCCGAAGCAGGGCAGGTTGTTGCAGCAGGACAATCTGTAGTTACTATCGTACAGGATGGAGAGCGGGAAGTTGAAATTAGTGTTCCTGAAAATCGTATTGATGAATTTCGTAACATGGGGCAGCTTAACGTTTCTTTTTGGGCATTGCCTGCCGTTAGTGTCGACGCTGCTGTTAGAGAGATTGCTCCTATGGCTGATGCCGTATCTCGTACCTATAAAGTCCGGGTAAGTCTGCTGAATCCTCCTCAAGAAGTAAAATTGGGGATGACGTCTACGGTAACGGCAGCTAATGGAGGGAATCAGCAAGCCGCAGTCTATATTCCTCTAACCGCAATTTATCAAAATAGCGATGTTCCTGGAGTTTGGGTGCTACATAATGAAAGTGTAACGTTGCGTCACATTAAAATTGGTGCCTTTGGTGACGGAAAGGTCCAAGTACTAGAAGGACTCCAAAATGGAGATGTGATTATTACAGCAGGAGTGCATAAATTAAAAGAAGGGCAAAAGGTTCGTATTAGCGGTGATACGTTATGA
- a CDS encoding TetR/AcrR family transcriptional regulator encodes MKKEIMTDKPAVHKIMTAAAPLFAQKGFAAVSVKELAEAAEVNIALISYYFGGKEKLYAAILEAQFELVDNIIVSIRNEERCPIEKIRRFSQKFVKLHKFYPYNHRLIYGEIINSTNCYESIVKPAILRNHDFLTECIQEGINNGQIRSDVKPDCANVLLGSVLHFYFMTNYLADEFLETKKDKAEYYMTEAIEMFLRGVLSNPT; translated from the coding sequence GTGAAAAAGGAAATAATGACAGATAAGCCAGCAGTTCATAAAATAATGACTGCAGCAGCTCCTTTGTTCGCACAAAAAGGATTTGCTGCAGTATCTGTAAAAGAACTTGCAGAGGCTGCCGAAGTAAATATTGCTCTGATTTCATATTATTTTGGTGGAAAAGAGAAGCTTTATGCTGCTATACTGGAAGCTCAGTTTGAATTAGTAGATAATATAATAGTTTCAATTCGTAATGAAGAACGCTGTCCCATCGAAAAAATCAGACGTTTTTCACAAAAATTTGTAAAGTTACATAAATTCTATCCTTATAATCATCGTCTAATTTATGGTGAAATCATAAACTCTACGAATTGCTATGAAAGTATTGTAAAGCCGGCTATTCTACGTAATCATGATTTCTTAACGGAGTGTATTCAAGAAGGAATTAATAATGGGCAAATCCGGTCAGATGTTAAGCCTGATTGCGCTAATGTACTGTTAGGAAGCGTTTTACATTTTTATTTTATGACGAATTATCTTGCAGATGAATTTTTGGAGACAAAAAAGGATAAGGCTGAATACTACATGACAGAGGCCATTGAAATGTTTCTCAGAGGTGTTTTAAGTAACCCTACATAA